One Rhodospirillales bacterium DNA window includes the following coding sequences:
- the tolR gene encoding protein TolR translates to MGGQLATPARRGGRRKHRRAGAGHGPMSDINVTPMVDVMLVLLIIFMVTAPLLTVGVPVDLPKTKASVITGQDEPLVISIDREGRIFLQETELEIASLVARLVAITKNKPDTRIFVRGDRAVAYGDIVTVMGTVSAAGFSRVALIAELPSVQGRGKRRK, encoded by the coding sequence ATGGGCGGCCAGCTTGCAACGCCAGCCAGAAGAGGCGGCAGACGGAAACACAGACGCGCCGGTGCCGGTCACGGCCCCATGAGCGACATCAACGTGACGCCCATGGTGGATGTGATGCTGGTTTTGTTGATCATCTTCATGGTGACAGCACCGTTATTAACTGTGGGTGTTCCCGTTGATCTGCCAAAAACCAAAGCATCGGTGATCACGGGGCAGGATGAACCTTTAGTGATCAGCATTGATCGTGAGGGCCGTATTTTTCTTCAGGAAACTGAATTGGAAATTGCATCTCTGGTTGCCCGACTGGTGGCGATCACCAAAAATAAACCCGACACAAGAATCTTTGTTCGTGGCGATCGTGCTGTTGCCTACGGGGACATCGTCACGGTCATGGGCACGGTCAGTGCGGCTGGTTTTAGTCGTGTCGCCTTGATTGCCGAATTGCCGTCGGTTCAGGGGCGCGGCAAGCGTCGGAAGTAG
- the tolQ gene encoding protein TolQ: protein MEPSAIQAVSLGGQAAIDVSVWALFVRADFIIKAVMVMLLLASFWSWAIVFEKYRRIRRVEADADAFEDAFWAGGSVEDLFARIGGRPNDPMENLFASAMREWERSSEKGLLDTESSRGALQDRIERVMETTMSREMEGLERHMIFLASVGSTAPFVGLFGTVWGIMNSFQAIALSKNTSLAVVAPGIAEALFATALGLVAAIPAVIAYNKFSTDLGRYSARMEGFVNDFTAILSRQLQEKG, encoded by the coding sequence ATGGAGCCATCGGCAATTCAAGCAGTATCTTTAGGCGGACAGGCGGCCATTGATGTCTCGGTCTGGGCGCTTTTTGTGAGGGCTGATTTCATCATCAAGGCGGTGATGGTCATGCTTTTGCTGGCATCCTTCTGGAGCTGGGCAATCGTTTTTGAAAAATATCGCCGCATTCGTCGGGTCGAAGCCGATGCCGATGCATTTGAGGATGCTTTTTGGGCCGGGGGATCGGTGGAGGATTTATTCGCACGCATTGGTGGGCGACCTAATGATCCCATGGAAAATCTTTTTGCATCCGCCATGCGCGAATGGGAGCGTTCCAGCGAAAAAGGATTGCTCGATACGGAATCTTCACGCGGCGCGCTGCAGGATCGAATTGAACGGGTCATGGAAACGACCATGTCGCGGGAAATGGAAGGCCTGGAGCGCCATATGATTTTCCTGGCATCCGTTGGGTCCACGGCCCCCTTTGTTGGTTTGTTTGGAACCGTTTGGGGCATCATGAACAGTTTTCAGGCCATCGCGCTTTCGAAAAACACCTCCCTTGCCGTGGTCGCTCCGGGGATTGCTGAGGCCTTGTTTGCAACGGCTTTGGGGCTTGTTGCGGCCATCCCTGCGGTGATTGCCTATAACAAATTTTCCACCGATCTCGGGCGGTATTCCGCGCGTATGGAAGGTTTTGTCAACGATTTTACGGCCATTCTTTCGCGCCAATTGCAGGAGAAAGGTTAA
- the ybgC gene encoding tol-pal system-associated acyl-CoA thioesterase: MNKPSFGPHIFNLRVYYEDTDAGGVVYYANYLKFAERGRTEYLRDAGVSHRALAAKEGTQFVVRRVEADFKASAHLDDDLAVWTEVTLSGGAQFVMDQVVKRGDDELAHLVVQMACVNAAGRATRIPADVAKQFSELKVQR; encoded by the coding sequence ATGAATAAGCCATCATTTGGCCCCCATATTTTTAATCTTCGCGTGTATTACGAAGATACCGACGCCGGCGGGGTGGTTTATTATGCCAATTACCTGAAGTTTGCAGAACGCGGGCGCACAGAATATTTGCGAGATGCAGGGGTTTCTCATCGTGCCCTTGCAGCAAAAGAAGGAACACAGTTTGTGGTGCGGCGGGTAGAAGCAGATTTTAAAGCTTCGGCACATCTTGATGATGATCTGGCGGTTTGGACTGAAGTGACACTATCGGGGGGTGCGCAGTTTGTTATGGATCAGGTCGTAAAGCGCGGGGACGATGAATTGGCGCATCTTGTGGTGCAGATGGCTTGTGTCAATGCTGCGGGTCGCGCGACGCGCATTCCGGCAGATGTTGCGAAGCAGTTTTCAGAATTAAAAGTTCAACGGTAA
- the ruvB gene encoding Holliday junction branch migration DNA helicase RuvB, with the protein MDENQPENRLVDPASEGDNEEALRPERLADFTGQRRVCDNLEVFITAARDRQEALDHVLLSGPPGLGKTTLARIVSRELGVGYHGTSGPVIARAGDLAALLTNMQPRDVLFIDEIHRLQPAVEEILYPAMEDFELDLMIGEGPAARSVRIDLPPFTLIGATTRTGLLTTPLRDRFGIPLRLDFYEPEDLKKILIRGAKILGLELTKDGAEEIARRSRGTPRVANRLLRRVRDFASLSKGSVVDAAAADGALDRLEVDMRGLDAMDRRYLMTMAEHYGGGPVGVETLAAALSEQRDAIEDVIEPYLLQQGMIQRTPRGRALTEGGWRHLGLVPPTTTHQLRLLDDDGPQTEGEEGTS; encoded by the coding sequence ATGGACGAAAACCAGCCAGAAAACAGATTGGTTGACCCAGCATCTGAGGGCGATAACGAAGAAGCGTTGCGCCCGGAACGCCTTGCCGATTTTACGGGCCAGCGCCGGGTTTGTGATAATCTGGAAGTGTTTATTACCGCCGCCCGCGACCGCCAGGAAGCGCTGGATCATGTGCTTTTGTCGGGCCCGCCCGGGCTTGGTAAAACGACCCTTGCACGCATTGTGTCCAGGGAATTGGGGGTCGGCTATCACGGCACCTCAGGCCCGGTGATCGCAAGGGCGGGGGATCTGGCGGCGCTGTTAACGAACATGCAGCCCAGAGACGTTTTGTTCATTGATGAAATTCATCGCTTGCAGCCCGCAGTCGAAGAAATTCTCTATCCAGCAATGGAAGATTTCGAGCTGGATTTGATGATTGGTGAAGGGCCAGCTGCGCGAAGTGTGCGCATTGATCTGCCACCGTTCACCCTGATTGGGGCGACCACGCGGACCGGCCTGTTGACGACACCGCTCAGGGACCGGTTTGGCATTCCCTTGCGGCTTGATTTTTATGAGCCGGAGGATTTGAAAAAAATTCTGATCCGTGGTGCCAAGATTCTGGGTTTGGAACTGACCAAAGACGGGGCCGAAGAGATCGCGCGTCGATCAAGGGGCACGCCACGGGTGGCCAATCGTCTTTTGCGCCGGGTTCGTGATTTTGCATCCCTTTCAAAGGGCTCCGTAGTGGATGCCGCTGCAGCGGATGGGGCCCTTGACCGGCTTGAAGTGGACATGCGGGGTCTTGATGCTATGGACCGGCGGTATCTGATGACCATGGCGGAACATTATGGCGGTGGGCCGGTGGGGGTGGAAACCCTGGCCGCGGCCCTGTCAGAACAGCGCGACGCCATAGAAGACGTGATTGAACCCTATCTTTTGCAACAAGGCATGATCCAGCGGACCCCCCGTGGCCGGGCCTTAACCGAAGGCGGCTGGCGGCACCTTGGCCTTGTGCCTCCCACGACGACTCACCAGCTCCGGCTTTTGGATGATGATGGCCCGCAAACAGAGGGCGAAGAGGGAACGTCATGA